A genome region from Rhizobium sp. NXC14 includes the following:
- a CDS encoding response regulator transcription factor: MKEIVYIIDDDASVREGLGDLLRSVGLEVLTFASSQEFLDSKRPDVPGCIILDVRLPGRSGLEFQSMLPSLGIELPVIFISAHSDIPISVRAMKAGAIEFLTKPLREQELLDAAYAGIERDCARRQEVALIAELRSRYDSLTPREREIMNLVVAGSVNKQIAAQVGLSEVTVKVHRGHVMQKMQARSLVDLVRMADSLGLTTKPAWAR; the protein is encoded by the coding sequence ATGAAGGAGATTGTCTACATCATTGATGACGACGCATCCGTCCGCGAAGGCCTCGGCGATCTCCTGCGCTCGGTTGGACTTGAGGTACTGACATTCGCGTCCAGCCAGGAATTTTTGGATAGTAAGCGCCCTGACGTTCCGGGCTGCATCATTCTCGATGTAAGGCTGCCGGGGCGGAGCGGCCTGGAATTTCAGAGCATGCTCCCTTCCCTTGGAATTGAGCTTCCGGTCATTTTTATCAGTGCCCACAGCGACATTCCGATCTCTGTGCGGGCGATGAAAGCCGGCGCTATCGAATTCCTGACAAAGCCGCTGCGCGAGCAGGAATTGCTCGATGCCGCCTATGCCGGGATCGAGCGCGATTGCGCTCGCAGGCAGGAAGTCGCGCTCATTGCCGAGCTTCGGTCCCGCTATGATTCGTTGACGCCGCGCGAGCGCGAGATCATGAACCTGGTGGTCGCGGGCAGCGTCAACAAGCAAATCGCTGCTCAAGTGGGCCTGAGCGAGGTGACCGTCAAGGTTCATCGCGGCCACGTCATGCAAAAGATGCAGGCGAGATCTCTCGTTGACCTGGTCCGGATGGCGGACAGCCTCGGATTGACGACGAAGCCGGCGTGGGCCAGGTAG